In Flammeovirgaceae bacterium 311, one DNA window encodes the following:
- a CDS encoding ribonuclease BN (COG1295 Predicted membrane protein), which produces MENDPFRLSAVIAYYTVFSMPGLFVIIFYVTGKFFSGVAIRGQVYRELSDILGSQGARQVEETIVAASEAQHSTIATIIGVASLVYAATGVFFHLKISLNDIWELKVIPERAFKQLIVDRLFAFGMVLVVGFLLLSSLIVSSIVTAVSGYMTEHVAVYSNYSTYIIDIVNFVISATVITLLFATIYKVLPDANVSWSDVWIGALVTSLLFLAGKALIAKYIGIADPASAYGAASSIILILLWTSYASLIFFLGAAFTAVWAKRYGHRIEPKHYAVPVYEYYRRISQKGEAEYVKVQSEKVKQVLDNEFDTPRLTDEGEKPPLELTEEEMAAKEAEEQAKKEEKKKNIKKS; this is translated from the coding sequence ATGGAGAATGATCCATTCCGCCTTAGTGCCGTTATTGCCTACTATACTGTGTTTTCCATGCCCGGTTTGTTCGTAATCATATTTTACGTAACCGGAAAATTTTTTAGTGGCGTAGCCATCAGAGGCCAGGTGTACCGGGAGCTTAGCGATATTTTAGGTTCCCAGGGTGCCAGGCAGGTAGAAGAAACCATTGTGGCTGCCAGTGAGGCTCAGCACAGTACTATTGCTACCATTATTGGTGTTGCATCGCTGGTTTATGCCGCAACGGGGGTATTCTTCCACCTCAAAATTAGTTTGAATGACATCTGGGAGCTAAAGGTAATCCCTGAAAGGGCTTTCAAGCAATTGATTGTAGACCGGCTATTTGCATTTGGCATGGTGCTCGTGGTGGGCTTCCTGCTGCTTAGTTCTCTAATTGTATCTTCTATTGTAACGGCAGTGAGCGGATATATGACCGAGCATGTAGCTGTTTATTCCAACTATTCAACCTATATCATCGACATCGTCAATTTTGTGATTTCCGCTACAGTAATCACGCTGCTGTTTGCCACCATTTACAAAGTGTTACCCGATGCTAATGTTTCCTGGAGCGATGTATGGATTGGTGCTCTTGTAACTTCTCTTTTGTTCCTGGCAGGCAAGGCACTTATTGCCAAATATATCGGAATTGCCGATCCTGCTTCTGCCTATGGGGCAGCCAGTTCTATTATCCTGATCCTGCTATGGACCTCTTATGCCAGCCTTATTTTCTTTTTGGGAGCGGCTTTTACCGCTGTGTGGGCCAAGCGTTATGGCCATCGCATAGAGCCCAAGCACTATGCAGTACCGGTGTACGAATACTACCGCCGGATCTCGCAAAAAGGCGAGGCAGAGTATGTAAAAGTGCAGAGTGAAAAAGTAAAACAGGTGCTGGATAATGAATTTGACACGCCACGGCTTACAGATGAAGGAGAGAAGCCACCCCTGGAACTCACCGAAGAAGAAATGGCAGCAAAAGAGGCAGAAGAACAAGCGAAAAAAGAAGAGAAGAAAAAAAATATAAAGAAGAGCTAA
- a CDS encoding hypothetical protein (COG3652 Predicted outer membrane protein), with product MRKLDTEAQRTDSDFLVEAANYNLLFIEMSNRAMQEGYARVVTDFANTTHSDYLRMHDDLKKLAKDKKMSLPTTMSDRYQQTSREMITSDRRAFDKSYLNTMESLHENAIRLYEDAALRANDSNIRAFAAAKLDMIRTHERRADQLENQLL from the coding sequence TTGCGGAAACTGGATACTGAAGCCCAGCGAACCGATTCAGATTTTCTGGTAGAAGCTGCAAACTATAACCTGCTGTTTATAGAAATGTCTAACAGGGCCATGCAAGAGGGTTATGCCCGTGTGGTAACTGATTTTGCCAACACAACACACAGCGATTATCTGCGCATGCACGATGACCTGAAAAAACTTGCCAAAGACAAAAAAATGTCGCTGCCCACAACCATGAGCGACCGTTATCAGCAAACATCAAGAGAGATGATCACTTCCGACAGAAGAGCCTTTGATAAAAGCTATCTCAATACAATGGAATCCCTGCACGAAAATGCCATCAGGTTATATGAAGATGCAGCGCTTAGAGCAAACGACAGTAATATTCGGGCATTTGCCGCCGCTAAACTCGATATGATCCGTACCCATGAACGCAGGGCTGATCAGCTGGAGAATCAGTTACTATAG
- a CDS encoding hypothetical protein (COG0457 FOG: TPR repeat), with product MKQYIYFLLLFLLVLGCNASNEDKAYELLQEGNTYLQQAQYPESIRLYTQALKHNPKYADAYNNRGIAYFKSGQHEQALEDYGAALQISPDYTDARFNRANVYLETERWEQALDDLRQVSREYQDSAYVYFAKGLAYNHLQERDSALQAFNQSISLNPRNAEAYVNRAIVKMDQQDYTGARIDLETAIKLDSNEANAYNALSMLLIEQKKYDEALKVVNKAVRLQPKNPFFLNNRGFVLTQLEKYKEAASDIDASLQIDSTNAWVYRNKGILLLYREQFQQAENFLQKAAQKDPFLDEVYYYLGELYYRQNQFEKACAAWARSAEKEEPSGLQALNELCK from the coding sequence ATGAAACAATACATCTATTTTCTACTGCTTTTTCTGCTGGTTTTGGGATGTAACGCCAGCAACGAAGATAAAGCTTATGAACTGCTGCAGGAGGGTAACACCTATCTGCAGCAGGCACAATACCCCGAATCGATCCGACTCTACACCCAGGCCCTCAAGCACAACCCCAAATATGCCGATGCCTATAATAACAGGGGCATTGCATATTTTAAATCCGGACAGCATGAGCAGGCTCTGGAAGATTATGGCGCTGCTTTACAGATCAGCCCCGACTATACCGACGCCCGCTTTAACCGTGCAAATGTTTACCTTGAAACAGAACGCTGGGAACAGGCCCTCGACGACCTAAGGCAGGTCTCCAGGGAATATCAGGATTCTGCTTATGTTTATTTTGCCAAAGGCCTGGCTTATAATCATCTTCAGGAAAGAGATTCTGCTCTGCAGGCATTTAACCAGTCAATTTCTCTCAACCCCAGAAATGCAGAAGCTTATGTTAACAGGGCCATTGTAAAAATGGACCAGCAGGATTATACAGGTGCCCGCATTGATCTGGAAACAGCCATCAAGCTGGACAGCAACGAAGCAAATGCCTACAATGCCCTCTCAATGCTGCTGATTGAGCAGAAAAAGTATGATGAGGCACTGAAGGTTGTTAACAAGGCCGTACGACTGCAGCCTAAAAACCCGTTTTTTTTAAATAACAGAGGCTTTGTGCTCACACAGCTGGAGAAATACAAAGAGGCAGCCAGTGACATTGATGCCAGCCTGCAGATAGACTCTACCAACGCCTGGGTATACCGCAACAAAGGAATCCTGCTGTTGTATCGGGAGCAGTTTCAGCAGGCAGAGAATTTCTTGCAAAAAGCAGCACAAAAAGATCCTTTCCTGGATGAGGTGTATTATTACCTTGGCGAACTGTACTACCGCCAGAACCAGTTCGAAAAGGCTTGTGCAGCCTGGGCCCGCTCTGCAGAAAAAGAAGAGCCATCAGGTCTGCAGGCGCTCAATGAGTTGTGCAAATAG
- a CDS encoding endonuclease i: MMITSRFMASGPKITTMKYLMLMLMLLFAVTGVVAQNTRGLQLTANVSESGCAGTLHTVAVEATGGKAPYTYSWNDGRTGSFRNDLKGGTYTCTVSDSEGKVVKKSVNLLALPQELTATLRQEKAGDNARVQIDARGGTAPYQYYWIGKGINMEPSQQSSRLLAPEHYQVIVQDSKGCTTSVDIKITK; the protein is encoded by the coding sequence ATGATGATTACAAGCAGGTTTATGGCAAGTGGGCCAAAAATTACAACTATGAAATACTTGATGCTTATGTTAATGCTGTTATTCGCAGTGACAGGCGTAGTAGCGCAAAATACAAGGGGTTTACAACTTACTGCCAATGTTAGTGAGTCGGGTTGTGCAGGTACCTTGCATACTGTGGCTGTAGAAGCCACAGGAGGGAAGGCACCATACACCTACTCCTGGAATGATGGCCGCACCGGTAGTTTCCGCAATGATCTCAAAGGCGGAACATATACCTGCACCGTTAGCGACTCTGAGGGGAAAGTTGTAAAAAAATCAGTTAACCTGCTGGCTTTGCCCCAGGAACTTACGGCCACCTTACGTCAGGAAAAAGCAGGCGACAATGCCAGGGTACAAATAGATGCCAGGGGAGGCACAGCACCTTACCAGTACTATTGGATAGGAAAAGGCATTAATATGGAGCCAAGCCAGCAGTCAAGCAGGTTACTTGCTCCTGAACATTACCAGGTAATTGTGCAGGACTCTAAAGGATGTACTACATCGGTTGACATAAAGATTACGAAGTAA
- a CDS encoding ferritin (COG1528 Ferritin-like protein), producing the protein MKDLLRRKTSLTEEIETALNEQIKREAHSSAVYLAMGSWCDQHGFDNSANFFYKQSSEERGHMMRIFKYILDVGGNAVSPEISGIQQDYDSFRSVFEHALEQEIAITQSINRIVAKCYQMQDFTTVTFLQWFLEEQIEEEYIARRALELFDTIGEEGVGRYMIDKQIPKISYDKNETGE; encoded by the coding sequence ATGAAAGATTTATTAAGACGTAAGACTTCTCTTACAGAAGAAATAGAAACCGCTCTGAACGAGCAAATAAAACGCGAAGCACATTCATCTGCTGTTTACCTGGCGATGGGATCCTGGTGCGATCAGCACGGATTCGATAACAGTGCCAACTTCTTCTACAAGCAATCGTCAGAAGAGCGGGGACACATGATGCGGATCTTCAAGTATATACTGGATGTAGGTGGTAATGCTGTTTCTCCGGAAATTTCCGGCATTCAGCAGGATTATGATTCCTTCAGAAGTGTTTTTGAACATGCACTGGAGCAGGAAATTGCCATTACTCAGTCTATCAACCGCATTGTTGCCAAGTGCTACCAGATGCAGGACTTTACTACTGTAACTTTTTTGCAGTGGTTCCTGGAAGAGCAAATTGAAGAGGAATACATAGCCCGCCGCGCACTGGAGCTTTTCGATACCATCGGAGAAGAAGGTGTTGGCCGTTATATGATCGATAAGCAGATTCCTAAAATAAGCTACGATAAGAACGAGACCGGAGAATAA
- a CDS encoding NADH dehydrogenase (quinone) (COG3411 Ferredoxin), whose product MGKKDFSHIQDFVFVCTGKDCKPESKLLQKSFKEALDKNKLKKVSKVFKIKCTGRCKEAPVVIVKNEWLGHVRPADADRLVKKHFLEKE is encoded by the coding sequence ATGGGAAAGAAAGATTTTAGCCACATACAGGATTTTGTGTTTGTTTGTACCGGTAAAGATTGTAAGCCGGAGAGCAAATTACTTCAGAAGTCTTTTAAGGAGGCGCTGGATAAAAATAAGCTTAAGAAGGTTAGCAAAGTATTTAAAATCAAATGCACCGGCCGCTGTAAAGAAGCGCCTGTTGTAATCGTAAAAAATGAATGGTTAGGTCATGTACGGCCTGCAGACGCCGACAGGCTGGTGAAAAAGCATTTTCTTGAAAAGGAGTAG
- a CDS encoding NTP pyrophosphohydrolase (COG0494 NTP pyrophosphohydrolases including oxidative damage repair enzymes), producing MMEEFIHALKNRLQQPLPGIRAQALMSPQLEQDARFKLQPRPDARQGSVLLLLYPQQNTIWLPLMQRPQYQGHHSGQVSLPGGKWEPGDTDRLQTALRETEEEMGIPRQGVQILGTLSELYIPPSNFVVLPVVGYMPSAPAFVPDPAEVEQVLEVPLPDLLEENFIRFTNTPPGSLYKIRTPYYPVEERVVWGATAMILSEFVTLVNEMETRHHLLKRQS from the coding sequence ATGATGGAAGAGTTTATACATGCGTTGAAAAATCGCTTACAGCAGCCTTTACCCGGCATCAGGGCACAGGCACTTATGTCGCCGCAGCTGGAGCAGGATGCACGGTTTAAACTACAGCCACGACCTGATGCCCGGCAGGGGAGTGTGCTGCTGCTGTTGTACCCACAGCAAAACACTATCTGGTTGCCCCTGATGCAGCGGCCCCAGTACCAGGGCCACCACAGCGGACAGGTAAGTCTGCCGGGTGGAAAGTGGGAGCCAGGTGATACCGATCGCCTGCAAACTGCCCTGCGCGAAACTGAAGAAGAAATGGGCATACCCCGGCAGGGGGTACAGATACTGGGCACCTTATCTGAACTTTACATACCGCCAAGTAATTTTGTGGTATTGCCAGTGGTAGGCTATATGCCGTCAGCACCTGCTTTTGTGCCCGATCCGGCAGAGGTAGAGCAGGTGCTGGAAGTGCCGCTACCTGATCTGCTGGAAGAAAATTTTATCCGTTTTACCAACACCCCGCCAGGCAGCCTGTACAAAATCAGAACACCATACTACCCTGTAGAAGAAAGAGTAGTGTGGGGAGCAACAGCTATGATTTTAAGTGAATTTGTAACCCTGGTTAATGAAATGGAAACGCGGCACCATTTACTTAAACGCCAGTCATAG
- a CDS encoding NAD-dependent aldehyde dehydrogenase: MKLAARIKAFVALGSYLREIPADELDRLCRQAQNRNGWFIPSNVRFALKSWANLLQAQNIDTWLSAYTIPDEQDTPMHVGLVMAGNIPLVGFHDLLSVLISGHHLHAKPSSSDPLPELITKKLLEIEPGFADYIDFQERLTGMDAYIATGSDNTYRYFEYYFRNTPSIIRKNRSSCAVLTGHETADELKALGRDMLEYWGLGCRSVNKLFVPEGYDFPLLFRSLESWADVQNHHKWINNYDYYKSIFLVNGEEHLDTGFLLFKEAEALASPVAVVYYQYYKDAQQATQLIEEHSEKLQVVVGREDTPGSTAFGQAQRPQLWDYADGIDTLAFLLKL, translated from the coding sequence ATGAAACTGGCTGCACGGATAAAGGCATTTGTTGCATTAGGATCCTATTTAAGAGAAATACCTGCTGATGAGCTGGACCGGCTTTGCCGGCAGGCACAGAACCGCAATGGCTGGTTTATCCCCTCTAACGTTCGCTTTGCCCTGAAATCATGGGCCAATTTGCTGCAGGCCCAAAATATAGATACATGGCTAAGTGCCTATACCATCCCCGATGAACAGGATACCCCCATGCATGTAGGGCTGGTGATGGCAGGTAACATACCACTTGTTGGTTTCCATGACCTGCTGAGTGTGTTAATAAGCGGGCACCACCTGCATGCAAAGCCAAGCTCATCAGATCCTTTACCAGAACTGATCACCAAAAAGCTACTTGAAATAGAGCCCGGCTTTGCCGACTATATTGATTTTCAGGAACGCTTAACTGGCATGGACGCTTATATTGCCACCGGCAGCGACAACACCTACCGCTATTTTGAGTATTACTTCAGAAACACTCCCAGCATCATTCGTAAAAACCGCAGCTCCTGTGCCGTACTTACCGGCCACGAAACAGCAGATGAGCTAAAAGCACTAGGACGTGATATGCTTGAGTACTGGGGCCTTGGTTGCCGTAGTGTAAACAAGCTTTTTGTGCCGGAGGGCTACGACTTTCCGCTGCTCTTCAGGTCGCTGGAAAGCTGGGCTGATGTACAAAACCACCATAAATGGATCAATAACTACGATTATTATAAATCCATATTCCTGGTAAACGGAGAAGAGCATCTGGACACAGGTTTTTTACTTTTCAAAGAAGCCGAAGCCCTGGCCTCACCAGTTGCTGTAGTTTATTACCAGTACTACAAAGATGCACAGCAAGCCACACAGCTCATAGAGGAGCACAGCGAAAAGCTGCAGGTTGTGGTTGGCAGGGAAGATACACCTGGCTCCACCGCCTTTGGCCAGGCACAACGGCCACAGCTGTGGGACTATGCCGATGGCATTGATACCCTTGCTTTCCTGTTAAAACTGTAG
- a CDS encoding hypothetical protein (COG5505 Predicted integral membrane protein) — protein MESEALITNDAVVFGILMALLGIIFYTSKSEHPFWRKFYGVVPALLLCYFLPSLLNTFGIVDPHESRLYFMASRYLLPAALVLLTISIDMRGIIQLGPKAVIMFLAGTAGIVLGGPIAIFLVSLVAPSVVAGDEVWRGLSTIAGSWIGGGANQAAMKEVFEVGDIFSVMATVDVIVANIWMAFLLFGAGRSERIDKIFRADASSIADVRRRIEEYRLSIAKMPTLPHTLMILGVGFGTVGFAHFVADVLTPWLNNVALTQDPITNERPYEWLTDFSLTSPFFWIVIIATTLGLILSFTPAKKLEGVGASRLGGVMIYVLVTTIGLEMDITKIADNPGLFVVGLIWMLVHVSIMLTVAWFIKAPFFFTAVGSQANVGGAASAPVVASAFHESLAPVGVLLAVLGYALGTYGAWICGQLMRIVAGY, from the coding sequence ATGGAGTCTGAAGCCTTGATTACTAACGATGCAGTAGTTTTTGGCATTTTAATGGCACTGCTCGGTATTATCTTTTACACTTCTAAAAGCGAACATCCCTTCTGGCGAAAATTTTATGGAGTGGTACCCGCCTTGCTGCTCTGTTATTTTCTGCCTTCGCTGCTCAATACCTTTGGCATTGTAGATCCGCACGAATCCAGGTTGTACTTTATGGCTTCACGTTATTTATTACCAGCCGCCCTGGTACTGCTTACCATCAGTATAGACATGCGGGGTATTATACAGCTGGGGCCAAAGGCGGTGATTATGTTTTTAGCCGGTACAGCAGGCATTGTGCTTGGTGGCCCCATTGCTATTTTCCTGGTATCGCTGGTGGCGCCGTCTGTTGTAGCCGGCGATGAGGTATGGCGCGGCTTAAGCACTATTGCTGGCAGCTGGATAGGAGGGGGTGCCAACCAGGCAGCGATGAAAGAGGTATTTGAAGTGGGCGATATTTTTAGTGTTATGGCTACCGTAGATGTGATTGTAGCCAATATTTGGATGGCCTTTCTGCTGTTTGGTGCAGGCCGTTCGGAACGTATCGATAAGATTTTCAGGGCTGATGCCTCCTCCATTGCCGATGTACGCCGCAGAATAGAGGAATACCGCCTAAGTATAGCCAAAATGCCTACACTGCCACACACCCTGATGATTCTGGGGGTGGGGTTTGGTACTGTGGGTTTCGCGCATTTTGTTGCCGATGTGCTAACGCCCTGGCTGAATAATGTTGCCCTTACGCAGGATCCAATCACGAACGAACGGCCTTATGAGTGGCTAACAGACTTTAGCCTTACCAGCCCATTTTTCTGGATAGTGATCATAGCAACAACACTTGGCCTGATCCTTTCTTTCACGCCGGCTAAAAAGCTGGAGGGCGTGGGTGCCTCCAGACTTGGTGGCGTTATGATCTACGTACTGGTAACAACCATTGGCCTGGAAATGGACATTACCAAAATTGCCGATAATCCCGGGTTATTTGTGGTGGGCCTTATCTGGATGCTGGTGCATGTGAGCATTATGCTGACCGTAGCATGGTTTATCAAAGCGCCCTTTTTCTTTACGGCTGTGGGAAGCCAGGCTAATGTGGGAGGAGCGGCATCAGCCCCGGTGGTGGCTTCGGCCTTTCACGAATCGCTGGCCCCGGTTGGCGTGCTGCTGGCGGTATTAGGGTATGCCTTAGGTACCTATGGCGCCTGGATATGCGGGCAACTTATGCGTATCGTAGCAGGTTATTAA
- a CDS encoding aconitate hydratase (COG1048 Aconitase A), producing MAFDIDMIKAVYGQMGDRISKARKIVGRPLTLAEKILYSHLYQGDPTEAFGRGKSYVEFAPDRVAMQDATAQMALLQFMQAGKKTVAVPSTVHCDHLIQAEIGAAQDLQKANTNNKEVYDFLASVSNKYGIGFWKPGAGIIHQVVLENYAFPGGMMIGTDSHTPNAGGLGMIAIGVGGADAVDVMAGMAWELKFPKLIGVKLTGKLSGWTAAKDVILKVAGILTVKGGTGYIVEYFGDGADAISCTGKSTICNMGAEIGATTSLFAYGNTMRAYLEMTERADVAAAAESVREHLRADDEVYADPEKFYDQVIEINLSELEPHINGPFTPDAAWPISEFAAAVKEHGWPEDLEVGLIGSCTNSSYEDITRAASIAQQAIDKKLKVQSEFTVTPGSELVRYTTERDGLLEAFTEIGGVVLANACGPCIGQWARHMKDPSRKNSIITSFNRNFAKRNDGNPNTHAFVASPEIVTAMTIAGDLTFNPLKDSLRNIDGEEVMLDEPMGIELPPKGFAVEDAGYLAPAEDGSQVQVAVDPASDRLQLLDPFKPNKPDDFRGLRLLIKAKGKCTTDHISMAGPWLKYRGHLDNISNNMLIGALNFYNEATNKVKNVLTGEYGEVPATARAYKREGIGTVVVGDDNYGEGSSREHAAMEPRHLGVRAILVKSFARIHETNLKKQGMLAITFADPSDYNKIQEDDIIDIIGIDNFRPETQLTVKLTHADGSMDEFKVNHTYNQGQIGWFWAGSALNLIKQSEGAA from the coding sequence ATGGCTTTTGACATAGACATGATCAAAGCGGTGTACGGCCAAATGGGCGATAGGATTTCCAAAGCCCGTAAAATTGTTGGCAGGCCGCTTACACTCGCAGAAAAAATTCTTTATTCGCACCTCTACCAGGGAGACCCAACAGAAGCATTCGGCCGCGGCAAATCTTATGTAGAATTTGCCCCCGACCGTGTAGCCATGCAGGATGCAACTGCCCAGATGGCACTGCTGCAATTTATGCAGGCCGGTAAAAAAACTGTTGCAGTTCCCTCTACTGTTCACTGTGATCACCTGATCCAGGCAGAAATTGGTGCCGCACAGGATTTGCAGAAAGCAAATACTAATAATAAAGAAGTATACGATTTCCTGGCCTCCGTTTCTAATAAATACGGAATAGGCTTCTGGAAACCTGGTGCCGGTATTATCCACCAGGTGGTGCTGGAAAACTACGCCTTCCCGGGCGGTATGATGATTGGTACCGACTCCCATACGCCTAACGCCGGCGGCCTTGGCATGATTGCCATTGGTGTGGGTGGTGCCGATGCCGTTGACGTAATGGCCGGCATGGCCTGGGAGCTTAAGTTCCCTAAACTGATCGGTGTAAAACTAACCGGTAAACTTAGCGGCTGGACTGCCGCCAAAGACGTAATTCTGAAAGTAGCTGGTATTCTTACCGTAAAAGGTGGTACCGGTTATATTGTAGAATATTTCGGCGATGGCGCCGATGCCATCAGCTGTACCGGTAAATCAACCATCTGCAACATGGGTGCAGAGATCGGTGCCACCACTTCCCTCTTCGCCTATGGCAATACCATGCGTGCTTATCTGGAAATGACCGAACGTGCCGATGTTGCCGCTGCAGCCGAAAGCGTTCGTGAGCACCTGCGTGCCGACGATGAGGTTTATGCCGATCCGGAGAAATTCTACGACCAGGTAATCGAAATAAACCTAAGTGAGCTGGAGCCGCATATAAACGGACCGTTCACACCAGATGCTGCCTGGCCAATTTCTGAATTTGCCGCTGCCGTTAAAGAGCACGGCTGGCCGGAAGATCTTGAGGTAGGCCTGATCGGTTCCTGCACCAACTCTAGTTACGAAGATATTACCCGCGCTGCTTCAATAGCCCAGCAGGCTATTGATAAAAAGCTGAAGGTACAATCTGAATTTACCGTAACCCCTGGCTCTGAACTGGTACGCTATACCACAGAACGCGATGGTCTGCTGGAAGCTTTCACCGAAATTGGCGGGGTGGTATTGGCAAATGCCTGCGGTCCCTGTATTGGCCAGTGGGCGCGCCACATGAAAGACCCAAGCCGTAAAAACTCCATCATTACTTCCTTTAACAGGAACTTCGCCAAGCGTAACGATGGCAACCCAAATACACATGCGTTTGTAGCTTCTCCGGAAATTGTTACAGCGATGACAATTGCCGGCGACCTTACCTTTAACCCTCTTAAAGACAGCCTCCGCAACATTGATGGCGAAGAGGTAATGCTGGATGAGCCAATGGGTATTGAGCTGCCTCCAAAAGGATTTGCGGTAGAAGATGCAGGTTACCTTGCTCCTGCTGAAGATGGCAGCCAGGTACAGGTAGCGGTTGATCCTGCTTCTGACCGTCTGCAGCTGCTTGATCCGTTTAAGCCAAACAAACCTGATGATTTCCGTGGCCTGCGCCTCCTGATCAAAGCAAAGGGTAAGTGTACTACAGACCACATTTCTATGGCCGGCCCATGGTTAAAATACCGTGGCCACCTGGATAATATTTCCAACAACATGCTGATTGGTGCCTTAAACTTCTATAACGAAGCCACCAATAAGGTGAAAAATGTGCTTACCGGCGAGTATGGCGAAGTGCCTGCCACTGCCCGTGCTTACAAGCGCGAAGGCATAGGAACTGTAGTGGTTGGTGATGATAACTATGGTGAAGGGTCCAGCCGCGAGCATGCTGCCATGGAGCCCCGTCACCTGGGTGTGCGCGCCATTCTGGTAAAATCCTTTGCCCGTATACACGAGACCAACCTGAAGAAGCAGGGAATGCTGGCTATTACCTTTGCCGATCCTTCTGATTATAATAAGATACAGGAAGATGATATCATCGATATTATTGGCATTGACAATTTCAGACCGGAGACTCAGCTTACGGTGAAGCTTACCCATGCTGATGGTTCGATGGATGAGTTTAAGGTAAACCATACCTATAACCAGGGCCAGATTGGCTGGTTCTGGGCCGGTTCTGCCCTTAACCTGATTAAGCAAAGTGAAGGTGCCGCTTAA
- a CDS encoding short chain fatty acid transporter (COG2031 Short chain fatty acids transporter), whose protein sequence is MKSSTFGEYLRKALPEPFTIALLLTGLVFVLPLIFVPERPSITAILGNWYQGFWELLGFSMQMVLILVLGHTLALTPQAQRVIDKLTGLVAHSPARAAALTGLTALVAGFINWGLCVVFGAILARKVAERAKQNGTPINYPLVAAAGYCGMMVWHGGLSGSAPLVVAGRGHFLENILGIVPVSQTLFSSLNIWVTLSLLVVVPAGLYLLGKKAPATPALLPDTIATENKAEYKSAASGAERLDRSPVTGQIAGVVMLGYSIYLAVISESGLSFLDLNYINFLIFGLCLLLHGSIDRFLLAVQQAVGGASGIIIQFPFYAGIMGIMKYSGLIVIFANAFINNASPALLPFLTFLSAGLINIFVPSGGGQWAVQGPIISQAAIGLGVPVEWVVMALAYGDGLTNMLQPFWALPLLGITGLQARDILPYTLFILMLGFLVYGVFLIFWAY, encoded by the coding sequence ATGAAGAGCAGCACCTTTGGCGAATACCTGCGCAAAGCTCTTCCCGAGCCTTTTACCATAGCCCTTTTATTAACCGGGCTGGTCTTTGTGCTGCCCCTTATTTTTGTACCTGAACGGCCCTCTATTACGGCAATTTTGGGCAACTGGTACCAGGGTTTTTGGGAGTTGCTGGGCTTCTCTATGCAAATGGTGCTGATCCTGGTGCTGGGACACACGCTTGCCCTCACGCCACAAGCCCAGAGGGTTATTGATAAACTAACAGGCCTTGTTGCTCACTCCCCTGCCCGTGCTGCCGCTTTAACAGGACTCACAGCCCTTGTTGCAGGCTTTATCAACTGGGGCCTTTGTGTGGTTTTTGGAGCAATCCTGGCCCGCAAGGTAGCAGAAAGAGCAAAGCAGAATGGAACTCCCATCAACTACCCCTTAGTAGCCGCCGCTGGCTACTGCGGCATGATGGTATGGCATGGCGGCCTGAGTGGCTCAGCACCCCTGGTGGTAGCAGGCAGGGGCCATTTCCTGGAAAACATCCTGGGCATAGTACCTGTGAGCCAAACCCTCTTTTCGAGTCTCAATATTTGGGTTACGCTCAGCCTGTTGGTGGTAGTTCCTGCCGGGCTTTACCTCCTGGGGAAAAAAGCGCCCGCCACCCCGGCCCTGCTGCCCGATACCATAGCCACAGAAAATAAAGCTGAGTATAAGTCTGCTGCAAGTGGCGCCGAACGTTTGGACAGATCTCCTGTAACCGGTCAGATTGCCGGTGTAGTTATGCTGGGCTATAGTATTTACCTGGCTGTTATAAGTGAGAGCGGATTGTCATTCCTGGATCTCAACTACATTAATTTTTTAATATTTGGTCTCTGTCTGCTGCTACACGGCAGCATTGATCGCTTTCTGCTTGCCGTACAGCAGGCAGTAGGTGGTGCTTCAGGCATCATCATCCAGTTTCCATTTTATGCAGGCATTATGGGCATTATGAAGTATAGCGGCCTGATTGTAATATTTGCCAATGCCTTTATCAACAACGCTTCCCCTGCCCTGCTGCCCTTTCTCACCTTCCTAAGCGCAGGCCTCATCAACATTTTTGTGCCCAGCGGCGGCGGACAGTGGGCCGTCCAGGGCCCCATCATCAGCCAGGCTGCCATAGGATTAGGCGTACCTGTAGAATGGGTCGTCATGGCACTGGCCTATGGCGACGGACTCACAAATATGCTCCAGCCATTCTGGGCGCTCCCCCTCCTGGGTATTACCGGCCTGCAGGCAAGGGATATTCTGCCCTATACCCTATTTATACTGATGCTGGGATTTTTGGTGTACGGAGTATTTTTGATTTTTTGGGCTTATTAA